From Cellulomonas chengniuliangii, the proteins below share one genomic window:
- a CDS encoding carbohydrate ABC transporter permease, whose amino-acid sequence MSDSQGESSLATKTPPRGRSTAGGGAITAPSPAGRARRGRADWRKRAEIALLSGPAIIMFLAFVIFPVVMAAYYGFFKWKGYGVPTDFVGLENYLVIFKDTAFHEALMHNGFIVVMSLVMQGPAAVAVALLLNQKMRGRSLIRVLIFVPYVISEVIVGTGWGLMLQTSGAINDVLIKIGLPGWAVDWLSDPDVAIWSLMVILTWKYLGFAVILFLAGLQSIPEELYEAASIDGASYWQMQRSITLPLLGPTMRIWAFLSIIGALQLFDLVYIIWGQYVASTAGTSTMATYMVANGRNAGNYGYGNAVAVVLFLISLVIALVYQRFVLRRDTEGALTEGKKK is encoded by the coding sequence ATGAGTGACTCCCAGGGCGAGAGCTCGCTAGCCACCAAGACTCCGCCCCGGGGTCGCTCGACGGCAGGGGGCGGCGCCATCACGGCGCCGTCCCCGGCCGGCCGGGCCCGACGAGGCCGAGCCGACTGGCGCAAGCGCGCCGAGATCGCGCTCCTCTCCGGACCCGCGATCATCATGTTCCTCGCGTTCGTGATCTTCCCCGTGGTGATGGCCGCCTACTACGGCTTCTTCAAGTGGAAGGGTTACGGCGTCCCGACAGACTTCGTCGGGCTCGAGAACTACCTCGTCATCTTCAAGGACACCGCGTTCCACGAAGCGCTGATGCACAACGGCTTCATCGTGGTGATGTCCCTGGTCATGCAGGGTCCCGCGGCGGTGGCTGTGGCGCTGCTGCTCAACCAGAAGATGCGCGGCCGCTCGCTGATCCGCGTGCTGATCTTCGTCCCGTACGTGATCTCCGAGGTCATCGTCGGCACCGGGTGGGGCCTCATGCTCCAGACCAGCGGCGCCATCAACGACGTGCTGATCAAGATCGGACTGCCCGGCTGGGCGGTCGACTGGCTCTCCGACCCAGATGTCGCCATCTGGTCGCTGATGGTCATCCTGACCTGGAAGTACCTCGGCTTCGCCGTGATTCTCTTCCTGGCCGGCCTGCAGTCCATCCCCGAGGAGCTCTACGAGGCCGCCTCGATCGACGGCGCCTCCTACTGGCAGATGCAGCGCAGCATCACCCTGCCGCTGCTCGGCCCGACCATGCGCATCTGGGCGTTCTTGTCGATCATCGGCGCATTGCAGCTCTTCGACCTCGTCTACATCATCTGGGGCCAGTACGTCGCCTCCACGGCGGGCACCTCGACGATGGCGACCTACATGGTGGCCAACGGGCGCAACGCCGGCAACTACGGGTACGGCAACGCTGTCGCCGTGGTCCTGTTCCTGATCTCGCTCGTCATCGCCCTGGTCTACCAGCGGTTCGTGCTGCGGCGTGACACCGAGGGCGCCCTCACAGAAGGGAAGAAGAAGTGA
- a CDS encoding DUF262 domain-containing protein yields the protein MDAKTYPLQEILKPERRYIIPTFQRDYEWTLDGQWKLLFEDLESTADRLVDARASQSENSAVLKNKEQNVTPHFLGAIVCASLPFATGGVALRSVIDGQQRLTTIQLLVRGLLDVLQETGSDRRKSVRRMLFNPDDVVDSPEEVHKLWPRRRDREVWPTAMADVVPAYAGSKDHLYLRARRYFAEAVRESARNDSGELDSERLQALADALSSLFKLVVIDLEDNDDAQVIFEVLNGRQTPLAAIDLVKNLLFLRGELANEDVDRLYDTYWAGFDDDWWKAVVGRGHAARGRRDVLLSVWLTGVSGEEANVSHLYREAREYLNGPGAPDTEHVLRELSDYAKAYRAIYGAEAVDPRLHTSYDRLNEFEITTAVPLLAWLRLASPELISLDDEVRAVRAVESWAMRRSYVGWQTRGYGTHLARVLRAAKNASNAGKNVGDAVVDALQDGALAWPSDAEVREAFRTRPFYNAVAQYRLRALFRAIDDQLRNEDPHEPPAAIGFDGLQIEHVLPRSWTTHWPLIGVDGTLVDPDARDAASVQRVLERRQALDRLGNLTLVTQAFNLDVSNLGWTAKRPEFAKQGALVINKGIAAVDDWTESEIDARGAFLAAVATRVWPGPVALGGTRPPSVAPVPNQAVALGSKVVRTGSDAPVPGQPVGSVAPLVTALETVGMRVADADAPWPGWGIVVKCIGGSAYLNRTNVDVRSDQAGQIATWAAAGQGEQRGAYLRIALR from the coding sequence GTGGACGCCAAGACCTACCCGTTGCAGGAGATCCTCAAGCCTGAGCGCCGATACATCATCCCGACGTTCCAGCGCGACTATGAGTGGACGCTCGATGGTCAGTGGAAGCTGCTGTTCGAGGATCTGGAAAGCACGGCGGACAGGCTGGTCGATGCGCGCGCGAGTCAGAGTGAGAATTCTGCCGTCCTGAAGAACAAGGAGCAGAACGTCACACCCCACTTCCTCGGGGCGATCGTGTGCGCCAGTCTCCCGTTCGCCACTGGTGGTGTCGCGCTGCGCTCGGTGATCGACGGTCAACAGAGACTCACCACGATCCAGCTTCTGGTGCGGGGGCTGCTGGACGTCCTCCAAGAGACTGGGTCCGACAGGCGCAAGTCCGTCCGCCGCATGCTCTTCAATCCCGACGACGTAGTGGACTCCCCCGAGGAGGTGCACAAGCTGTGGCCGCGGCGACGGGACCGCGAGGTATGGCCCACCGCGATGGCGGATGTGGTCCCCGCCTACGCCGGGAGCAAGGACCACCTGTACCTCCGCGCACGTCGCTACTTCGCCGAGGCCGTGCGCGAGAGCGCGCGCAATGACTCAGGCGAGCTCGACTCCGAACGGCTCCAGGCGCTCGCTGACGCCTTGTCGAGCCTGTTCAAGCTCGTTGTCATCGACCTCGAGGACAATGACGACGCGCAAGTGATCTTCGAGGTGCTCAACGGACGGCAGACGCCGCTCGCAGCAATCGACCTCGTGAAGAACCTGCTCTTCCTCCGCGGTGAGCTTGCCAACGAAGACGTCGACCGGCTCTACGACACCTACTGGGCGGGCTTCGACGACGACTGGTGGAAGGCCGTCGTTGGCCGGGGCCACGCGGCCCGCGGGCGCCGCGACGTCTTGCTATCGGTGTGGCTCACCGGTGTCTCGGGCGAGGAGGCAAACGTGAGCCACCTGTACCGCGAGGCGCGGGAGTACCTCAACGGACCGGGCGCACCTGACACGGAGCACGTCCTGCGCGAACTGAGCGACTACGCCAAGGCGTACCGCGCCATCTACGGCGCAGAGGCCGTCGATCCGCGCCTGCACACGTCGTACGACAGGCTCAACGAGTTTGAGATCACGACGGCGGTGCCCCTCCTCGCGTGGCTGCGCCTCGCGTCGCCGGAGCTGATCAGCCTCGACGACGAGGTGCGCGCTGTCCGCGCAGTGGAGTCGTGGGCGATGCGCCGCTCATACGTGGGTTGGCAGACCCGTGGATACGGCACACACCTGGCTCGTGTCCTGCGCGCGGCGAAGAACGCGTCCAACGCGGGCAAGAACGTCGGGGATGCGGTGGTCGACGCGCTTCAGGACGGCGCGCTCGCCTGGCCCTCAGACGCCGAGGTTCGCGAGGCGTTTCGAACACGGCCGTTCTATAACGCCGTCGCGCAGTACCGCCTCCGCGCGCTATTCCGTGCGATCGACGACCAGCTCCGCAACGAGGACCCGCATGAACCGCCCGCGGCGATCGGATTCGATGGCTTGCAGATCGAACACGTGCTGCCGCGTAGTTGGACGACGCACTGGCCGCTGATTGGCGTCGACGGCACTCTCGTCGATCCTGATGCCAGAGACGCTGCGTCCGTGCAACGGGTGTTGGAACGTCGTCAGGCTCTCGACCGCTTGGGCAACCTCACTCTCGTCACGCAGGCGTTCAACCTGGACGTGTCGAACTTGGGGTGGACCGCGAAGCGGCCGGAGTTCGCGAAGCAGGGCGCCCTCGTGATCAACAAGGGCATCGCAGCAGTGGACGACTGGACGGAGTCCGAGATCGACGCGCGAGGTGCATTCCTCGCAGCCGTGGCAACCCGTGTCTGGCCCGGCCCCGTTGCTCTCGGTGGGACGAGGCCCCCGAGCGTGGCGCCCGTGCCGAACCAGGCTGTGGCGCTCGGGTCGAAGGTCGTCAGGACCGGGTCTGACGCACCAGTCCCCGGACAGCCTGTCGGCTCTGTCGCGCCTTTGGTCACCGCGCTCGAAACCGTCGGGATGCGGGTGGCCGACGCCGACGCGCCGTGGCCCGGCTGGGGGATTGTCGTGAAGTGCATCGGCGGGAGCGCTTATCTCAACCGCACCAACGTCGATGTGCGGAGCGACCAAGCTGGGCAGATTGCGACTTGGGCGGCAGCGGGGCAGGGGGAGCAACGAGGCGCCTACCTTCGGATCGCGCTCCGATGA
- a CDS encoding extracellular solute-binding protein, with translation MTRKIRSAAGTVALGATIALLAAGCAGGESAGSSDGSTSMTFWHNSTTGEGKAYWEATVADFEAANPGVTIEIQAIQNEDMDGKLQTALNSGDAPDIFMARGGGKLADVVEAGQVMDITDSIDDATMKALGGEGAFNAFSVDGKIYGMPTAVLPGGIYYSKDLFAQAGITETPKTLAELEAANDALKAAGIDPIAIGAKDAWPAAHWYYFFALRECAQETIAEAGKTKTFDDPCWAKAGEDLEAFAATEPFNNGFLSTSAQQGAGSSAGLLANHKAAMELMGAWNPGVIASLTPDEKPLADLGWFPFPEIEGGAGAPGAMMGGVDGFSCSATAPKKECAAFLNFYMQKEYQEGYANAFHTLPASQEAQGVVTEPALQAILEAYNDAPYVEIWMDTTFGQNVGNALNTGVVDMLAGKTDASGIVKAVNDAAAKE, from the coding sequence ATGACGAGGAAGATTCGCAGCGCGGCGGGCACCGTCGCGCTCGGCGCGACCATCGCGCTCCTGGCGGCCGGCTGTGCCGGCGGCGAAAGCGCCGGTTCGAGCGATGGCTCGACCAGCATGACCTTCTGGCACAACTCCACGACCGGTGAGGGCAAGGCCTACTGGGAGGCCACCGTCGCCGACTTCGAGGCAGCGAACCCGGGGGTGACGATCGAGATCCAGGCCATCCAGAACGAGGACATGGACGGCAAGCTCCAGACCGCCCTCAACTCGGGTGACGCTCCGGACATCTTCATGGCCCGTGGCGGCGGCAAGCTGGCCGACGTGGTCGAGGCCGGCCAGGTCATGGACATCACCGACTCGATCGACGACGCCACGATGAAGGCCCTCGGCGGCGAGGGCGCGTTCAACGCGTTCTCGGTCGACGGCAAGATCTACGGCATGCCCACGGCGGTCCTGCCCGGCGGCATCTACTACAGCAAGGACCTGTTCGCGCAGGCTGGGATCACCGAGACGCCCAAGACGCTGGCCGAGCTCGAGGCCGCCAATGACGCCCTCAAGGCGGCGGGCATCGACCCGATCGCCATCGGCGCCAAGGACGCCTGGCCCGCCGCGCACTGGTACTACTTCTTCGCGCTGCGCGAGTGCGCCCAGGAGACCATCGCCGAGGCCGGCAAGACCAAGACCTTCGATGACCCGTGCTGGGCCAAGGCCGGCGAGGACCTCGAGGCCTTCGCCGCGACCGAGCCGTTCAACAACGGCTTCCTGTCGACGTCCGCCCAGCAGGGCGCTGGCTCGTCGGCCGGCCTGCTCGCCAACCACAAGGCCGCCATGGAGCTCATGGGCGCCTGGAACCCGGGCGTCATCGCCTCGCTGACCCCGGACGAGAAGCCCCTGGCCGACCTCGGCTGGTTCCCCTTCCCCGAGATTGAGGGTGGCGCTGGCGCCCCCGGCGCGATGATGGGTGGGGTCGACGGCTTCTCCTGCTCGGCCACCGCTCCGAAGAAGGAGTGCGCCGCGTTCCTCAACTTCTACATGCAGAAGGAGTACCAGGAGGGCTACGCCAACGCCTTCCACACGCTGCCCGCCAGCCAGGAGGCCCAGGGCGTCGTGACGGAGCCCGCGCTCCAGGCGATCCTCGAGGCCTACAACGACGCCCCGTACGTCGAGATCTGGATGGACACCACGTTCGGCCAGAACGTCGGCAACGCCTTGAACACCGGCGTGGTCGACATGCTCGCAGGCAAGACCGATGCCTCTGGCATCGTCAAGGCCGTGAACGACGCCGCAGCCAAGGAGTAG
- a CDS encoding FhaA domain-containing protein has product MGILDKFEHSVERVVNNAFAKAFRSEVKPVELASALRREVDDRAAVVDRDRTVIPNEFTIELSPVDYEQVEAWGSEALADELAANVTEHASSQRYAFVGPVTVTFLEHEDLETGRFRVRSATIRGAVAPATTSAPSPRHPLVDIDGQRYLLTGPVTVIGRGSEADIIVDDPGVSRRHLEIRVTPEGVVASDLGSTNGLFVEGHQVPAATLLDGNTLTIGRTRIMFWTGESADDQDQ; this is encoded by the coding sequence GTGGGCATCCTCGACAAGTTCGAGCACTCTGTGGAGCGCGTGGTGAACAACGCCTTCGCCAAGGCGTTCCGTTCCGAGGTGAAGCCTGTCGAGCTCGCGAGCGCGCTGCGCCGCGAGGTGGACGACCGCGCGGCGGTGGTGGACCGCGACCGCACGGTGATCCCCAACGAGTTCACAATCGAACTGTCCCCTGTGGACTACGAGCAGGTGGAGGCGTGGGGCTCGGAGGCGTTGGCCGACGAGCTCGCGGCGAACGTCACGGAGCACGCGTCGAGCCAGCGGTACGCGTTCGTGGGCCCGGTGACGGTGACGTTCCTGGAGCACGAGGACCTGGAGACGGGCCGGTTCCGGGTGCGCAGCGCCACGATCCGCGGCGCGGTGGCCCCGGCGACCACGTCGGCGCCGAGCCCGCGGCACCCGCTGGTGGACATCGACGGCCAGCGGTACCTGCTGACGGGCCCTGTCACAGTGATCGGCCGCGGCTCCGAGGCGGACATCATCGTGGACGACCCGGGCGTCTCGCGCCGTCACCTGGAGATCCGGGTCACCCCGGAGGGTGTGGTGGCCAGCGACCTGGGCTCGACCAACGGCTTGTTCGTCGAGGGGCATCAGGTGCCGGCGGCGACGCTGCTCGACGGCAACACCCTCACGATCGGCCGCACCCGCATCATGTTCTGGACGGGTGAGTCGGCCGATGACCAGGACCAGTGA
- a CDS encoding carbohydrate ABC transporter permease, whose product MTAPLTATTPRTRKNKNKSKIGAAGPMTYVIAYAFVGICIAPVLYIIIGGFRTNAQITSDPSGFPSPWRISNYVDVLSSPMFWQQIGNSAISAICTTIGVVVLGVMASYVLARYTFVGRGAMYSLFAAGLMFPMTVAITPLYILIKNLGLTNSLAGIILPQIAFALPTTVIILVPFLRAIPKELEEAAAIDGTSRLGFFFRMVVPLSVPGVVTTGILAFIGAWNSYMLPLFVLNNEASYTLPLGVQAFASQYSVDTARVLAFTALSMIPALIFFSLFERRIVGGLTGAVKG is encoded by the coding sequence ATGACAGCACCCCTCACCGCGACCACCCCCCGGACGCGCAAGAACAAGAACAAGTCGAAGATCGGCGCCGCCGGCCCGATGACCTACGTCATCGCGTACGCGTTCGTCGGCATCTGCATCGCACCGGTGCTGTACATCATCATCGGCGGGTTCCGGACGAACGCGCAGATCACGTCCGACCCGTCGGGCTTCCCCAGCCCGTGGCGGATCTCCAACTACGTCGACGTGCTCTCGAGCCCGATGTTCTGGCAGCAGATCGGCAACTCGGCGATCTCGGCGATCTGCACCACGATCGGCGTGGTCGTGCTGGGCGTGATGGCCAGCTACGTGCTCGCCCGCTACACCTTCGTGGGCCGCGGCGCGATGTACTCGCTGTTCGCGGCGGGCCTGATGTTCCCGATGACCGTGGCCATCACGCCGCTGTACATCCTCATCAAGAACCTGGGCCTGACGAACAGCCTGGCGGGCATCATCCTGCCGCAGATCGCCTTCGCCCTGCCGACCACGGTCATCATCCTGGTGCCGTTCCTGCGGGCCATCCCCAAGGAGCTCGAGGAGGCCGCGGCGATCGACGGCACGAGCCGGCTCGGGTTCTTCTTCCGGATGGTCGTCCCGCTGTCGGTCCCGGGCGTGGTGACCACCGGCATCCTGGCGTTCATCGGAGCCTGGAACAGCTACATGCTGCCGCTGTTCGTCTTGAACAACGAGGCGTCGTACACGCTGCCGCTCGGGGTGCAGGCCTTCGCGTCGCAGTACTCGGTCGACACCGCCCGGGTGCTCGCCTTCACGGCCCTGTCCATGATCCCGGCGCTGATCTTCTTCTCGCTCTTCGAGCGGAGGATCGTCGGCGGTCTCACCGGAGCAGTCAAGGGCTGA
- a CDS encoding FBP domain-containing protein — translation MIPLTEKQIRASFVNCSRGEATRLNLPPDLADLDWERLDYLGWIDRKAPQRACVVLPVDDTLVGLLLRSPEGGAKRRRALCAWCEDVYSKDEVSLYVARRAGAAGRNLNSIGTLICTRFGCSKNVRRRPTIIEAGQDPDGLVQRRIEGLRERTQRFAREVLQDE, via the coding sequence ATGATCCCCCTGACCGAGAAGCAGATCCGCGCGTCCTTCGTGAACTGCTCACGCGGCGAGGCCACCCGTCTCAACCTCCCGCCCGACCTGGCCGACCTCGACTGGGAGCGCCTCGACTACCTGGGATGGATCGATCGCAAGGCGCCCCAGCGCGCCTGCGTCGTCCTCCCCGTCGATGACACCCTCGTCGGATTGCTGCTGCGCTCCCCCGAGGGGGGCGCCAAGCGTCGGCGGGCCCTCTGCGCCTGGTGCGAGGACGTCTACTCCAAGGACGAGGTGTCGCTGTACGTCGCCCGCCGTGCTGGCGCCGCAGGACGCAACCTCAACTCGATCGGCACGTTGATCTGCACGCGCTTCGGGTGCTCCAAGAACGTGCGGCGCCGGCCCACGATCATCGAGGCCGGCCAGGACCCCGATGGCCTGGTGCAGCGCCGGATCGAAGGGCTGCGCGAGCGGACTCAGCGGTTCGCGCGCGAGGTGCTGCAGGACGAGTAG